A DNA window from Falco peregrinus isolate bFalPer1 chromosome 8, bFalPer1.pri, whole genome shotgun sequence contains the following coding sequences:
- the COL6A1 gene encoding collagen alpha-1(VI) chain produces the protein MRLRDFLLTLLLPAGFLGGMSWAQRPEIATRVANAEDCPVDLFFVLDTSESVALRVKPFGDLVTQVKDFTNRFIDKLTSRYYRCDRNLVWNAGALHYSDEVVLIKSLTSMPSGQSELKNRVSAVNYIGKGTYTDCAIKRGIEELLIGGSHQKENKYLIVVTDGHPLEGYKEPCGGLDDAANEAKHLGIKVFSVAISPNHLDQRLNIIATDHSYRRNFTATSLKPTRELDVEETINTIIDMIKDNTEQSCCSFECQPPRGPPGPAGDPGNEGERGKPGLPGQKGDAGEPGRQGDMGPVGYQGMKGDKGSRGEKGSRGAKGAKGEKGRRGIDGIDGMKGEAGYPGLPGCKGSPGFDGAQGPPGPKGDPGAYGPKGGKGEPGDDGKPGRQGIPGSPGEKGTPGNQGEPGPAGETGDEGAPGMDGPPGERGSNGERGPPGSPGDRGPRGELGEPGPPGDQGREGPLGPPGDQGEPGPPGPKGYRGDDGPRGNEGPKGLPGAPGLPGDPGLMGERGEDGPPGNGTIGFPGAPGRPGDRGDPGINGTKGYVGPKGDEGEAGDPGNDNLTPGPRGIKGAKGHRGPEGRPGPPGPVGPPGPDECEILDIIMKMCSCCECTCGPVDLLFVLDSSESIGLQNFQIAKDFIIKVIDRLSKDERVKFEAGESRVGVVQYSHDNTQELVAMGDANIDNIGALKQAVKNLNWIAGGTYTGEALQFTKENLLRRFTSDKRVAIVITDGRSDTLRDPTPLSSLCDVTPVVSLGIGDIFRNPPNPDHLNDIACLSRPTRPGLSIQRDNYAELLDDTFLQNITSYVCQEKKCPDYTCPITFAGPADITLLVDSSTSVGSKNFETTKKFVKRLAERFLEAGKPADDSVRISVVQYSGRNQQKVEAQFQYNYTVIAKAIDNMEFINDATDVNAALRYITGLYQRSSRAGAKKRVLVFSDGNSQGITAKAIERAVQETQQAGIEIYVLAVGNRANEPNIRVLVTGKSADYDVVYGERHLFRVPDYTSLLRGVFYQTVSRKIAVD, from the exons ATGAGGCTGCGAGACTTTCTACTCACTTTGCTGCTCCCGGCCGGTTTCCTGGGGGGAATGTCATGGGCTCAGCGCCCAGAAATCGCCACCCGAGTCGCCAATGCAGAAG aCTGCCCCGTGGACCTGTTCTTTGTTCTGGACACCTCAGAGAGCGTCGCCCTGAGGGTGAAGCCCTTTGGGGACCTGGTTACCCAAGTGAAAGATTTCACCAACCGGTTCATTGATAAGTTGACAAGCAG GTACTACCGCTGTGACCGCAACCTGGTGTGGAATGCTGGGGCACTGCACTACAGCGATGAGGTCGTGCTCATCAAGAGCCTCACCTCGATGCCCAGCGGCCAGAGTGAGCTGAAGAACCGTGTCTCAGCTGTGAACTACATTGGGAAGGGCACCTACACAGACTGTGCCATAAAGCGGGGCATCGAGGAGCTGCTCATTGG CGGCTCCCATCAAAAGGAGAATAAATACCTGATCGTGGTGACTGATGGACACCCCTTGGAAGGGTACAAGGAGCCCTGCGGAGGCCTGGATGATGCTGCAAATGAAGCCAAACATTTGGGAATAAAAGTGTTCTCTGTTGCCATCTCCCCCAACCACCTG GACCAGCGGCTCAACATCATTGCCACAGACCATAGTTACCGCCGCAACTTCACCGCTACCAGCCTGAAGCCGACCCGGGAGCTCGATGTGGAGGAAACCATCAACACCATCATCGACATGATT AAAGATAACACAGAGCAATCG TGTTGTTCCTTCGAGTGCCAG cctccccGAGGGCCCCCCGGACCTGCTGGTGACCCGGGCAATGAG GGAGAAAGAGGCAAGCCAGGTCTTCCAGGCCAGAAAGGAGATGCTGGAGAACCA GGCAGGCAAGGGGACATGGGACCTGTTGGATACCAAGGAATGAAG GGTGACAAAGGAAGTCGAGGAGAAAAG GGTTCAAGAGGAGCCAAAGGAGCCAAG GGTGAGAAGGGCAGGCGTGGAATCGATGGCATCGATGGCATGAAG GGTGAAGCTGGATATCCTGGGTTACCTGGCTGCAAAGGCTCACCTGGATTTGAC GGAGCTCAAGGCCCGCCTGGACCAAAGGGTGATCCTGGTGCTTATGGACCCAAGGGAGGAAAG GGGGAACCTGGGGACGACGGAAAACCAGGCCGACAGGGGATTCCTGGCAGCCCTGGAGAGAAG GGCACACCTGGAAACCAAGGTGAGCCTGGACCAGCAGGAGAGACAGGTGATGAG GGCGCTCCAGGTATGGATGGTCCTCCTGGAGAACGG GGCAGCAATGGAGAAAGAGGACCCCCAGGTTCGCCAGGCGACCGTGGGCCAAGAGGAGAGCTG GGAGAACCTGGACCACCTGGTGACCAAGGGCGGGAAGGACCCCTCGGACCACCTGGCGACCAG GGCGAGCCTGGACCCCCAGGACCCAAGGGCTACAGGGGAGATGATGGCCCTCGCGGCAACGAG GGCCCGAAGGGATTGCCTGGAGCACCTGGGCTGCCTGGAGATCCTGGCCTGATGGGAGAAAGG ggGGAGGATGGTCCTCCTGGGAACGGCACGATTGGATTCCCAGGTGCCCCG GGGCGGCCAGGAGACAGAGGTGACCCTGGTATTAAT GGAACAAAAGGCTATGTTGGTCCTAAAGGTGATGAAGGAGAAGCTGGAGACCCTGGCAATGAT aaccTAACCCCTGGCCCCAGGGGCATCAAAGGAGCAAAGGGCCACAGGGGACCTGAAGGTCGCCCG GGACCACCAGGACCTGTGGGGCCACCAGGACCAGAT GAATGTGAAATCTTGGACATCATCATGAAGATGTGCT CTTGCTGCG AGTGCACCTGCGGTCCCGTCGACCTCCTCTTCGTGTTGGACAGCTCGGAGAGCATTGGCCTGCAGAACTTCCAGATTGCCAAGGACTTCATCATCAAAGTCATCGACCGCCTGAGCAAGGATGAGCGTGTGAAG TTTGAAGCTGGGGAGTCTCGTGTGGGCGTTGTGCAGTACAGCCATGACAACACGCAGGAGCTGGTGGCCATGGGGGATGCCAACATAGACAACATCGGGGCACTCAAACA GGCAGTGAAGAACCTGAATTGGATAGCTGGGGGTACCTACACTGGAGAAGCTCTGCAGTTCACCAAGGAAAACCTGCTGCGGAGATTCACCTCTGACAAGCGCGTTGCCATTGTCATCACAGACGGACGCTCCGACACGCTGCGGGACCCTACCCCGCTCAGCTCCTTATGCGATGTCACCCCA GTGGTTTCCCTTGGGATAGGCGACATTTTCCGGAACCCTCCAAATCCAGATCACCTGAATGACATTGCTTGTTTAAGCAGACCGACCAGGCCAGGACTGTCCATACAAAGGGACAACTATGCTGAGCTCCTGGATGACACCTTCTTGCAGAACATCACCTCGTACGTCTGCCAAG agaagaaatgtcCGGACTACACCTGCCCAA TCACCTTCGCCGGGCCGGCGGACATCACGCTGCTGGTGGACAGCTCCACCAGCGTGGGGAGCAAGAACTTCGAGACCACCAAGAAGTTCGTGAAGCGGCTGGCGGAGCGGTTCCTGGAGGCTGGCAAGCCTGCCGATGACTCCGTGCGCATCTCGGTCGTCCAGTACAGTGGCAGGAACCAGCAGAAAGTGGAAGCTCAGTTCCAGTACAACTACACGGTCATCGCCAAAGCCATTGATAACATGGAGTTCATTAACGATGCCACAGACGTCAATGCCGCCCTTCGGTACATCACGGGGCTGTACCAACGGTCATCTCGTGCTGGGGCAAAGAAGAGGGTGCTGGTGTTTTCTGATGGCAACTCTCAAGGCATCACTGCAAAGGCCATTGAGAGGGCTGTGCAGGAAACTCAGCAGGCTGGCATCGAGATCTACGTGCTGGCAGTGGGCAACCGAGCCAATGAGCCCAATATCCGTGTCCTGGTCACAGGGAAGAGCGCAGATTATGATGTGGTCTATGGGGAGCGCCACCTCTTCCGTGTGCCTGACTATACCTCTCTGCTGCGTGGTGTCTTCTACCAAACTGTCTCCAGGAAGATAGCTGTTGACTGA
- the PCBP3 gene encoding poly(rC)-binding protein 3 isoform X24 — translation MGYGLPIQPHTMATLKVSPRPSNHVPAPDLGADPVLFWTTLGHVFPLGCFTFFHFHSRSDARVLPLPATQPALAVPLHPCPPVPMPASSPGYHPVMISSRAAGFTPDTAHCPDAAGLSIPSRSSPRAETQLGSQEKPALPARTSVPWGNKGKNAHFDLFLHLELYFPQCTSPLLPPGPAKGLWVGDSPSGFRQLAKPPFCCGSLLVTPAKPAPLGAKSVWALVLGPSASEWEVIFPLPMPSLAPPSLGAQPHGRSHWPCTEVSACGTVWGGLSQLVGSIMGPQAKNVLIPTPSQHLYPRASPEGKPLPACRNSGSFCS, via the coding sequence ATGGGGTATGGGCTGcccatccagccccacacaATGGCAACTCTCAAGGTCTCCCCCCGCCCAAGCAACCATGTGCCAGCCCCAGACCTTGGAGCAGACCCAGTGCTATTTTGGACCACTTTGGGGCATGTGTTTCCTCTGGGatgcttcactttttttcactttcactcAAGAAGTGATGCCAGAGTACTGCCCCTCCCTGCCAcacagccagccctggcagtACCCCTCCACCCATGCCCACCCGTGCCCATGCCAGCCTCAAGCCCAGGGTATCACCCCGTGATGATCAGCAGCAGAGCGGCTGGCTTCACCCCCGACACTGCACATTGCCCTGATGCAGCGGGGCTCTCCATCCCTAGCCGGtccagccccagggctgaaACACAACTAGGCAGCCAGGAGAAACCAGCACTGCCTGCCCGGACTTCTGTCCCCTGgggaaataaaggcaaaaatgcCCATTTTGacctttttctccatttggAGTTGTATTTTCCACAATGCACGTCACCCCTGCTCCCACCTGGCCCTGCAAAGGGGCTGTGGGTAGGTGACAGTCCCTCTGGGTTTCGGCAGCTGGCCAAGCCCCCGTTTTGCTGCGGGAGCCTGTTGGTCACCCCTGCTAAACCTGCTCCACTGGGAGCCAAGTCTGTATGGGCTCTGGTGCTTGGCCCAAGTGCCTCTGAGTGGGAAGTCATCTTCCCCTTGCCTATGCCATCCCTGGCACCCCCTTCACTGGGCGCCCAGCCCCACGGCCGATCGCACTGGCCCTGTACGGAAGTGTCAGCCTGTGGCACCGTCTGGGGAGGTCTCAGTCAGCTCGTAGGTAGCATTATGGGCCCACAGGCAAAGAATGTGCTCattcccaccccatcccagcaTCTGTACCCCAGAGCATCCCCAGAAGGAAAACCCTTGCCAGCTTGCAGAAATTCAGGGAGCTTCTGTAGTTAA